aatggaatcaattacatacagtgatggcaaagttcttagttcagacttgtagcagtgatagaataactgcaggtttaaatcaagtctctggagaacatcccccactgggatgggtcattcagtcccttgttcagagcttcaacttgtagcaaagtccctccaaaggtaagaagcaggattgaagacaagatggagatgaggcattagCCTTATATAGgttcttccaggtgtaagaacacctctttgttcttactgtggaaaattacagcaaaatggagtctgcagtcacatgggcaagttcctgcacaccctgctgagttacaaggcgtatctgcctccactcaatgggtcaattgtgtagctgatggtccttaattaGGGTGACAAGATCACCCAGGTCAAATATCGGAACgcaggggggcggggcgggagcAGAGGGGGGAAAATGGCGgcagagcaaaagaaaaaaaaatcccccatctctgattcctcctccctccgcTAGTGCTGGAGGGAGGCCTGGGAGACTCAGGGGAGCACGGGGCCGGGGTGAGTGTGAGTCCAGCCTGGGCCCGAGCAGGCAGGACTTGGGCGCGGTACCTGGAAGGAGAATAGGGGGGTGGCCTGCGGGGCCAGGCGACGGCTGTTCTCCCCACTTGGGCAGCAGGActcgggagcagccgctgctgcagctcccactgccacggggggaggaagtggccgATGGCCAAGCTCGGTGGCTGCGGCTCTGGCGCCCACGAACCCCCTGAGCCTGGGCCTGCTGTGGGGACCCAGCGCGCATGCTgcacccagcccctggccagtcgcgtcggggctggctgcccagctggtgcaatcccgtgggcagccctggagtgggggcagcaggccccagcccccacaTCCCGCTCGGGTCCCACAGGGGAATGAACGGGGCTGGACTGCTGATGCCTCCACcatgggattgcaccagctgggcagccagcccagacgcgactggccaggggctgggtgcAGCGTGCGCATTGCTGGGTCCCCACAGCAGGCCCAGGCTCGGGGGATTCGGTCCCGGGTGCCACGTgcttggccacttcctccccccgcagcagtgggagctgcagcagtggctgctcccgagtcctgctgcccaggtggggagaacagccccCGCCTGGCCCCGCGGGCTACCCCCTACTCTCCATCCAGGTACCGCGCCTGAGTCCTGCATGCTCAAGGCCAGGCCGGACTCgcactcagccctgccctgcactcGCCAGCGTCTCCAGGGGAAGGCGTGCTTGGcaagaggtggggatttggggagatAGCCAATGGGGAAAAGGGACGGAGTTGGTGCGGGGGAGGGCGCGAGCCCTTCCAGGCTCTggagcctttgcttgtttgtccagtgtcctgaCCTAACATTGGTTGGGAAgcaggacaaacaagcaaatatcgggacagtcccgataaaatcaggacgtctggtcaccctatccttaatgagccatcaagcaggctaggcagagctaacaccagcttgtctgggatgtctcccagaactacagcaccaatttgaaatacagacagaacagagccaatattcataacttcaactacaaaatgacacatgcgtacagacagcataatcataaccaggaacccataacctggtcttagacaccttctatgaccccctttacataagatttggtgccactacaggaccttggttgcaacccatgttctatatggtcccagattatatcaataacgtcacccccccacactcccactcccctgtaaactccctcgcTAAGCTCCCCTGTTAGACGCTCCTGTTTGCTAGCTTGAGTCCTTTCAGATTGTCCCTTTGTACCAACCTCCCTGTTCTTTGTCTCTGACGTCTCCCCACTCCAGACACTCCTGAGTCACTGGGACAGGGTGCTGGCTTACAGCCAGCACCAGCATGGTCAGAGATCTGTCAGGCTCCCCCAGGGCAGCCCAGAAGTGAGGCAGCTTCCAAGCACATGAAGAGCCAAATGTGGCAGGTTGTTGTCTGCTGCACAGGGCATCAGTGCAGCTCAGACCCCAGTCAGAGGGAGTCCACAGTCCCCTTTGTGCCATGGAGGAGACCGACGAACTGTGCAGCTCATGGGTCTCTGGGGTAGGGTGGTGTATCGGCAGGATCAAGGGTTTGCTGGTGTGTAGGGTGTGGCGCACAGCATGGATCCACATGCCCACAAGCCCTTTACAACTCCCACCCCGACTAGTAGCCGCGGGCCCTATGTCTGGGTTGGAGAGCCCATCCTCTCCAATCCCTTGGTGTTCTCCCAGGTGTGACATTATcgacatgaactgtgaccgtatcgatcattgttgcaacccaggtcctatagttgcaccaaatcttgaaCAAAGGAGGTccagtgaggtgtctatgaaaaggttattaTGTGCTGAttataattatgctgtctgtatgcttGTATCacttgtatttgaagttataaatattggctctgtactcgtatctcaatgtgtttgattctaagtagcgcCAGTGAAGCATTTGGCCAGTTTATGGAGAAGGGATCTTCAGATTATGTGTCcaatcaagaaacatttaactgacaatgaaccttgggagactccaattcACATGAGAAGTCTTCCTAGGAATGTTCAAattagcatgtgagcaatggctgctctcCTGTAATGAACTGAGTTGTGCATGGACATGAGACTTCCCCAAGGGACTCCACACTTCATCTTGTTGCTGTTATTTTCCACAGGAAGAACAAAGGGGGGGTCgttccacatggcagaggatataaaaggccctggaaacccctccattttgtgttcaatcctgcttctgacctctggggGAAcattgctacaaactgaagctctgaacaaaggactgaatgacccatcccagtgggagatggactccagagacttgatttgaacctgcagtttactccatcactgctacaagcctgaaccaagaactttgccattactgtacgtaattgattccatttatccagttctagctctcaccttttctttctttctttttatgaataagcctttagattttagattctgaaggattggcaacagagtgatttatgggtaagatctgacttgtatattgacctgggtctggagcttggtcctttggaatcgagagaatcttttttcttttactggggtgttggttttcataagcATTCGTCCCCATGAAGAGTGGTCCtggtgtgacttgtggttagccagtggggtgaggccaaagtcctctctgtttggctggtttggtgtcTGAACAGTAAAGGAAactcagccttgggctgtgactgccctgctctgagcaatttgTCCCGAACTGATACTTTCAGTTGTGTCCCGCCGGAGGCCGCATCGTTACACCGGGCAAAGATCTTTTACTGGGGTTTGCTCACAGTCTCATGTTCTGGTCTATGGAGAATACGCGGGTCTGGAAGAGAGTCAGCTACAGGGAATGTGTCTGGGGTTTGTGTATTGATTTATCCTGGAGGAAAAGCCATGGCAGGAGGTGATAGAATAATTGCCAGTCTGTGGCTCCCTTAATGCCTGTGACTTGGTACTGCACTTTGTGTTCTCCTTAACTCTGGTCTGTAAGCTGGGGAGAGCCCGTGTGAGACACGGGAGAGCAGAGCCCCCCGCTGAAAGGGGAAAAACCCACCGAGGTAATGAATTCTGCTGAGTTTGCTTTATTGCACAGACAGGTGGGGAGTCAGCGATGCTCTTAGAGGCCTGGAACTGTGGATGAGACGAGAACGGGACTCCGTGCGGGGATCTGTCAGTGGGAACTGAGTGCTAAAGGTCACCTTTTTGTTTGGCCTCCTCATGTGACTCACATTCTCCATAGTGTGCAAAGCAAAGACTTCCAAGGTTTTCActagagggaaagagagagacacagaacTGAGGGCTGCAACCCCTATGGACAACGAGAGCAAAGCATCTGTCAGCGCCCCAGTATGTCACATTAACCAGAGCTGAGGAAGTCGACCCAGCCTCTAGGCGGTAAAGACATGGGCGCCGGCAGGGCCTTGAGTTACCTCACAATTGTATTTTAGTTTTTGTTAATGGGCTGTTTATTCTGTTACTTACTAGACTGCTCCGCAAAAGAAGCATTTGTTGCCGTATGTTTTCCCATCAGTGCCACAGATAGGGAAGTACTCCATGGTGCATATTTCTGGAGGCTCCTTGTACTGACTGCAGAAACCCTACAAAGAACATTAGTATTGCTGTTAGAGTTATtgtctgcatttcagtagtgcccCGATGTCCCCACTCGTCCAGGGGGCTgggctttctctgaacacagAGGACCCTGGGAGCTTGCAGTACCTAATCCTGTCCCTTGTCTCTACTGACATTCTGATTAACCGACATCCCAATTCCCCTCTTGCTGCCAGGAGGAGCTGAGTCCTTCTCCCTGGTGTAAGAGACGTTTCTGAACCCACGGCCCATGTTGTGTGAGTGAAGGGGCATCTCCACAGGCATCAGATGCTAATCTGACATTActgggtacaatctggactgatgaacagctgtgtctcctcagttctccaacctggggtgccttttacattgctttgctaTGAAAGCAACCACTCCTGTTCCTGCTCATACACAGcttccagcatgtaaattacccTGAGCTGTATGGTATGAGTGCTTTGGCCAgccactcttgatttacactgcagtgaaacaccaGCAAACTTCCAGttccagactttcccccagaaatgtgtgtcttgtactgcccaccaccctcctggacaatacaagctcatataaagtttattaatagaaaatgaaatgcacaaatcctattatctcaaatggagttttccaaacacttcaatccaaacacactgatttagataaaacaataaaacaagtgttttaactacagaaagatagattttaagagattataagtaACGAGGCATCAAAGTCAGAATTGGCTatgagaaaataaaagcaaaacaccgCTAATGCCTGACTTTTCAAGTTAAGTGAATTCAGAGTgaaaggtctctctcaccaaatgCTTCAGCAATCTTACTGGCTGTCCTTTCCaccaggacccctcccccagtcccacATTACTTTCCTTGTCCTTCAGGTGTTGGTGATGTCgtgggcagagagaaagggaggagtaaCTTGGGCCATTTGTTCCCCATTCTTatattttcccctcttctttgagcatcatctccagctggggttgaTGCAACAGAAAGTTTGTGGGGATGGGAACTTCCAGTTGGTCATTTGCCAAAAAGTAAATTTCTCGCTCACAACTCTTTtactgccaaagaatggccatgtAACCACATGATGATCTGTTTGATTACATTGAGACCTGGCTGAGGTGTCAGTTTGTCTTTTGTCTCTGGGTTACAGCTGTTTCCCCAGACTGGGAACATGTCTTATACAGTAGattcttataactttacatacaaaattGCCTCACATATTTAACAGGACTATAATGTTCAGCAcattatgagttttcagatgatacctcacaaggcatactttgtacaaaatgtgtcatagtcttgtaaaaggtGTGAACAaggggtacagactgtcacaccCTAGTCTAAGAGATGCTTCTGAACCTGCATCATATTTATAGAATGTGAGCGAAAGAGCATCTCCACAGGCAGCTGATGCTCAAATATAAAACTCCTCATGTTCTTGTCACACTGTCACCTCCTCTGTTCTTTCTCAgttgctctctgtgtctcccccaGGCCCATCACAGATTGACCCGTACAATAGCGTATGGAATCTATCACCCTGACCACATGGGTTACATCTACTCAGCAGTGAGACGCCCCTGGCTAGCTCAggttagctgacttgggctcagactGTGCaattgctatgtagacatttgggcttgggctggagcctgacctTTGTTACCCTAggaggggggagggtcccagagcgcGAACGTCTACATAgccatttttagccctgcagcccaagcccccaaGCTCGAGTCAGCTGATCTGGTCCAGCCATGGCCGGGCCCTGGGTTTTTTGttccagtgtagacgtacccaggggttctcagcccCGGCAATTTACTTTCCCTTGCTTGGACATGGGGTAGAGTCTGTTTCTGCTCTGAGTCATGTGCTCTGATATGTTTCTAACCCAGAGATCATCGTCCCTGTGATGCTACAAACCAGAGACTGGGGAAAGTGACTATTAACGAACAGGGAGAGTTTGACTTACCGTACCAGCCTGGCCAGCAGCATCTGGAACAAAACATACAGACAGAATGAGACTGTTTCAGATTCTCTCTCCCATCCTGGTGCTGGGGTTATTGATGTCCCTAGGTCTGAccaagtctctctctctatttttatacAGATCCTTTTCAAATGTTCTGGTACGAGGTTGTGCCACTGGGGATGTCAGCTCTTGTACCAACTGTATTAACTGAGCTGAGATCGCAAAGGAGGAACGGAGGAAGAGGCAAACGTTCTTGGGACTTTCCATAGTGATCCTACTCTAGgcaggtgtgacaaagtgggaatgttcttaatgttttctctgaatactgtgtatTCAGTTTCCCTTATGCCTTTATAAGTAACTAGGTGGTGGGagaagggtgtgtgattgttgaaGAGCCCGAGAGGGCTAGTGTGATGGTGTCTGGACAGAGAATGACCAAcatcctgtctcctggcaactgatagcctTGGCCCCTTCACTGAAAAGTTGCCAGTTGAAGATATTGgggaacaaagagatcaggtggcctcctggccccggaaagagaaaaaggcagaggaggggctggagagttttagtgtggagctggctggggaaacagagggagCCCCAGgactggggtctaagctccctgccccccagaaggacttgactgaggggtcctgagtgtacctacaagccctgcttgggaccgtgttcctgtcatccaATAAACCTTCCGTTTTAcgggctggctgagagtcccagtgaattgcaggaaatgggggtgcagggccctgactcccccacactccatgacagcaAGTGTCTCCTCTACAGGATCTCACCCTCGcctttgggggaggtggggagttTCCTACTTTTCCAGGAAATTCTGAGAAGATCTCAGTGCTATTTGTTTTAACCCTTCTCTTTCTGGATGAAGGGTAACATTGTATCTATCCACTCAATTCAGTGAAAGGGTTCAGAAAACATTCATGTTGCCAACAAGACTTAATcataaaaatgcaaagaaatgtctttctttctttctttggagtTTTATGGGGGAACAGTTCAACCATGTAGTGGGATCATGGCTGTCTTAAGCCACCTATAATAAAACAATGCCCACATGTTGGTCTCATCTTAAGCTTTTGAAACACAGGCCCCTGCCACTTGAGCTGAAGAAATCGCTCTGTTAGCTGCCTGCTCCATAATACCCTGATGTTCTTTCAAAGCTACATCCAGCCAACAGAGGCCAAAAAATGTcatcattgacatcagtggaagcaggattagCCTCAAAACTATCCACAACAAAAGTGGTTAATggcttttgtgacaaagttcctcctccaacttggtgggtcctgcacttgttggcagatttgctcacctcagtgatcttcctcacagtctgggtcagcttctcctgtgtctgatcaggagttgggaggtttggggggaacccaggcctgccctctactctgggttccagcccaggggctgggATACAGCGTTAATAGTCCTCTGTAACAGGGAGGACAGCTTACAGTCTGGGcgacttcccatggcctcctccaacactCTTTATCCTCACCAAGGTCTTCTCCTGATGTCTTGTTAACTTTGCTTGTTATCATTGTCTCCAGCATCACAGCCTCTCACTCCTCTGCTCTTTGCGCATCTTGATCTCAGTCTCACTggacttcctctcctctggctcccctcacTTGACTGTTAGCGGTTCTCtttgtttttaagaccaggtCCTGATTATCTGTCTTGATTGCTGCAGTGTGTTCTATATCATGCCTGGCTGTCTTATTGGTTATGCAGTTTCTATTATTTATGGCAGCCCATGCTTCTGGTGACATCAGCGGAATAGAAACTACTTTAATCAGCTCAGTGACAGTTTTGCTTCGTACTAATTGTACCATAGAgtaatatagatagatatatcttGCTTTAAAAAGCTATTGGAGTACCTCTGCATTCAGAGGCATTTATTATCACAGCACTTTCTGACATCGGTTCACCCTGTTTCAAGACTGTCTGGTCCATTTCATTGACATGTGTTCTGGTGCTGGCCTCTGACACTGGACTCCACTTCAGTGTCTTTGTTGTTCCCTGATATCTTTTTAAGTGTGAGGGGTTTCCTGGTTCTGCTTCTGGATCCTGCTCATTAGGGGCTCTGTTGGGAAACTTGtgatctgggtcttcagcagttaATTGTCAAAGAGCCAGCCTACAACAATAGGGATTGAATTGTGCCTCGCTGTCTTCGGGAGCagcctgcttggtctctctctgtgttttgggTTCTTGTACGTTAGGGTTCTGAGAAATCATGTCATATTATATTACAAGCATCCAGAAAGAGAGTCTTAAATTTTACTCTAACATCCATTTGGATGGTATGAACATAACACGGCACACTCCGCGATATACCTCACAACAGGCTGCCTGGTCCATTCACTGACACTGTCTGAAAGATCCCAGAACACTAAAGGTTGTGTCTCAGCAGCTGTTTTGCAGAATCCAGGACCTCAAGGACAGCCATAAAAATCTCAGCAGCTTTtgactcactttctctctctctccattatcTGAGCATCTCTTCCGAGTTAAGCCATAGCGCAGAATTACATCAGCAATTACTCAACtctattgaaatgtttcattctgaataGGTCTGACTCTGTTAATGAAACTGTATCCAATTGACTAAGATATCAGCCCCCCCAAGTGAAGATTATCTGTATTAAGGAGCTATGGACAATGGGATCATTCAGCGTTACAAGGTAGGGATTTAACCAAAAAAAGCAAGTGTTTGGAGAGGATCTAAATCCTCTGCTTTCTACTTTGGCAATGCCATAGATCTTGTCATGCTAATAAAGTATCATTGAATTGAATTAATTCAGCGCATAAAGCAACTCCCAAGTAACAGAAGGTAAGAAGAAATTTTTGCTGTGGGAAGCTTCTCTCAGAACTGCCAAGGGCCTTGTATGTTGTTCTAAATACACTGGCACAGGATAGGGTTGGAAACAGAGATTGGGTAGATGGGTGCCTGGTGTGATCTAGGGTGGGAATTTTTGACTCCTGATGGTAGAATGACCAGataaaaagtgtgaaaaatcgaggcTAGGGAGGGGAAATAGGTTCCTATACAAGAATAAGCCCCGAATATtgggagtgtccctataaaatcgccaaagagttctgtggcaccgtatagactaacaaacatattggagcatgagctttcgtgggtaaatatcagcttcgtcggatgcatgtatgaaatctataaaatcggaacatctggtcaccctagctgatgGCCTCTTTGTGGAGTTTCATAATAAACAATGACAGGattaaaattatttagacaaCTAGATCAAGAATTTTCCTGCCAACCCCCTTGTCCCCAACAAAATAATCAGAAAACAACCGTAGATGAGAGGAAAttcaaaaagaatgaggagtccatGGATGTTTGGATTCTAGGAGCTGTGACTCTTTTCAGCTGCCTCGGTTTCTGGCAGAATCAGTGACATCCCAGCCCAGACAGAAACCTAGGAACAGCCCTTCCAAGCTCTGGGATCTGTGCAGGGAGGTTAGAGCTCCTGGAATCAGCCCCTGTGGGGATGTGCGAACCCCTGTATAGATCAGAGTGAGGCTGGCCCCCACCTTTTGGGGGGGCAGAGGTATcagggcagggctcagcacaGGCTACAGCCAAAATGACTCACCCGAGTAGAAGCAGCAAAGTGCCAGAGCAAAGAGCAGGACGGCCCCTGTTATCTTCATGGTGGAGGCGTCTCTCTGGTCTGCGCTGGGCTCTTGGTGCTCTGCTCCGTCAGTAAACCCACAGACAGAGCTCCACTATATATAGGGTGTCGGAGATGTGACATCATCCAAAATAGTCACTCACAATTCCGGCAAGCGGATGCAAAGCTTTCAAGGGAAATGCCAAGCTGTGGACAATGTTTCCTCCTCAACAAGATTCCAGGATAAGTTGAAGGAGGTTACAAGTCACACCCTTGATTTGGTGAATGATTGAGTGGTTATGTGGGCTGAGTGCTCACCGCTCACCATGGGGCACATGGGCACCCAAACCCGGATATTCCTGATTGTCATGACTGCGAGTGCAGAACATATTGGTCATGCTGCTCGTTAATGGCACTGACCCAAGAAAGCACTTGACATTTACCGTGTTACCAGCCTCTTTCCGCCAGACTCTGCAGTGGGTCCCAGCAGCACGGGGCAAAGCTGACCATAAGCGACTGCCACGCTGTCCTGATCTTGCAAGTGTTCTGCCCGCAGTCGGTGCCTGGCTTAGCTTAGAGGGGCGAGAGGGCAGGTCTAACTCATTCCACTGGCCTGTGACCCCAAGCAGCCGTTTCCAAAGTCGTGAGATTCCAGGATCTTGGTTCTGTCCCTTTCCCCAGCTGTGCTCCCTGtggcagctgcagtgctggggggacCCAGGAGTTGATCTGACAGCTGGAGATCCCTGAGCACAGGGGAGATTTTACTGTGCCCAGAGAATCCATTGTTAAGGCAGCTTTGTGAAGGTGCTGCACCTTTAAACTGCCAGAACTCAGGGGAGGCTCTGACTCTGTGCCCAGCTCTCTGCTCAGCCAGACGTGAGAAAATCCCATCAGCATCTTCTCTTGAGCCAGCCGGCTTTCAGGAGATGCTCTTGCCTTTGGGTCTGCACTTCCTGAGCAACCCAGCGACTCAGCCCTGTGCTCCAGTCTATTGGGCCACTTTGTGGGACAGGTGTAGCCCGGTGTTGACTTAGGGCCCAGGCCTGCATGATACTGGGCAACCTTGGTGCAGCTGAGAGCTATTTAGGACCAAACTAATCAGCGCGGCACCAATCCCAGTCACAGGGACACCACAGTCCCTGGTGCCCCCTGTAGGAGATGGATGGAATGAGCAACTCATGGGTCTCTGGGTCATGGGGTATTGGGAGAAACGAAGCTGGGCAGGGGATGAGGCACAGTGTGCCTCCACATGGCCACACATGCTCCAAGGGGACAAAGAAGGACAAGTCATGTACACCTCCCTTCCCGACAAGGAGGCCTGGGCCCTGTGTCTGGTCTGGAGAGCTCTCATGGGGGCCCCAGTGTGCTGAGGAGACTAGTGGTTAGTGTCCACTCCCTCGTGGGGCAGTGCCAGAGGAGCCCTGGTGCGCTCACTCCACCgggctccaacccagggccctaggaATGGCAGCAGCATTTGGCCCTCCAGGAGGGGCCCTTGGAGCTACCTTCCCTGGGTCGTTCCTACCACTGCTTCCCTCCCTCGGCATCTggtcatagaattatagaatatcagggttggacaggacctcaggaggtatttagtccaatcccctgctcaaagcaggaccaacctcaactaaaccatctcagccagggctttgtcaaNNNNNNNNNNNNNNNNNNNNNNNNNNNNNNNNNNNNNNNNNNNNNNNNNNNNNNNNNNNNNNNNNNNNNNNNNNNNNNNNNNNNNNNNNNNNNNNNNNNNNNNNNNNNNNNNNNNNNNNNNNNNNNNNNNNNNNNNNNNNNNNNNNNNNNNNNNNNNNNNNNNNNNNNNNNNNNNNN
This sequence is a window from Chelonoidis abingdonii isolate Lonesome George chromosome 7, CheloAbing_2.0, whole genome shotgun sequence. Protein-coding genes within it:
- the LOC116836680 gene encoding ovomucoid-like — protein: MKITGAVLLFALALCCFYSDAAGQAGTGFCSQYKEPPEICTMEYFPICGTDGKTYGNKCFFCGAVYENLGSLCFAHYGECESHEEAKQKGDL